Sequence from the Candidatus Hepatoplasma crinochetorum Av genome:
CAGAATCCAGTCCAAATCGATATGGACTTCTTACTTTGATTGCTATTATTGTTGGTACTGTAATAGGATCAGGAATATATGTAAAAAATGGTTCATTAGTAGAGCAATCTGAATCGATAATTCTTTCAACTATTGGTTGAGTAATTGGTGGTCTTATTGTTCTTTCAATGCTTGTTGCTTTTATTGAGATTGTTTCAATTACAAATAAAAAGAAGGAACAAGGTACATTTACAGCTTGAAGTAGATATCTCTGAGGAGAAAGAAGTTCAAAATTAATTGGAGGATATTTTTTATTTATCTATTTTCCTTTAATAATGGCTTCAGAGTCAATTTTTGCTGCTAATGAATTTTATATGATTTTTTATCCTGAAGGGACAGGAGGAAATGAAGTTGCTTGATATTTTATTATTTCAATAATTGCTTTTTGTATAATTGCTTTTGCTTTTGCAATTACTTCATTTACAGTTAAACCAGGAGAAGCAATTCAATCTTTTGGAACAGTTGCTAAGATTCTTCCGCTTCTTTTTATAATTATTCTATTATTTGTTGCTCTTGGATTAAATGGATCTTATGATAATACTTTAATAAATGATGGAGCATATGATCCAAATTCAAGTGTAAATACAGGATTACATGAAAATGCGTTCTATAATTTATTATTAATATTACCAGCAATTTTATTTGCGTTTGATGGATTTTTGTTTGCGGCTTCACTTTCCAATGAAGCAAAAAGTCCTAAAACATATAAAAGAGCTTTAATAATTGCAGTTTTTTTTATTACTCTTATTTATCTTTCTTTTTCAATTGGATGTTTTTTATTAGGTGATGGTAATGGAGCTAATAGTAATTATGAAATAAATGGAATTATTGTGGCAATGTTTACCAAATTTGGATTAGAAACTTTAGGTAATGATTTACAAATAATAATTACAGTAATTTTAATGATTTCGATTACAACAGCTGTATTTGGATATTCTTTATCTTCAATTTGAACATTATCAGATAGTTCTAATCTTGATGAAATTGTTGATAAAAATGGAGTTATGATTAGAAGAAATTATAAAGGTGTTCCTACTAATGCAGGAATTAAAATGTTTATTTATACTTTTGTTGCTCTTATAATAATGCGATTGTTAGATGGAATATTTTTGCTTGTTGTTACAGGAAGTGTTTCTACAATTGGAATGACGGATTATATGTCCAATCTTTTTACTTTAACAAATTTTGTAATGTATTCTTTAATTATTATTGGTGCAATTAAGAATCGATTTACAAATAAAACAGAAACCGATAAGCAAAAAGGATTTATGATTTGTGCTTTCTTTTCAACTTTTATGATTTTATTATCAGTAACTTCGTTAGCTTATTCATTAATTGATGGTTTATTTATTAGTCAAGCAGAAGATGCAATTATTTTAAAAACAATTTCAATTGTTATTTTTATTCTTGCGATCTTTATTACTTATTTCTTTAATTATTGACATACAAAAAAAAATATTGCAAAAAATAAAGAATTTAAAGAATTTTATAAGTATGCTTATAATAATAAAATTCCTTTCTTAGAATATTTAAAACAACACGAGGAAACAAAGGAACATTTAATTCAATATAATAAATATCATTCAATGACCTTGCATGAAAAATTAAAACATCGATTTAAAAATCAGAAAAAATTATGAAAAGAAATGTGATCAGATTTTAAAAAATGATTGAAAAATATTTTTAAACGAAAAGAAAAATAATTATTGAATTTTGCTAAAATAGTTTATCATTAAAATTATTATGTGTATTTTTAGATTTTAGATTGTTAAACATTAATAAAATATAAAAATTGGGGTTAATAAATTGTTTTAATGAAAAAATTTATTTTTAATATTTTTTCTTTAATAATTCTTACATCAGGATTGCTTTTTGGTAGTTTTAAAATTGATATAAATAATAAAACTGCTGATTTTAAATTTCCTAAATATCAAAATAATCAAACTGATATCAATCAATTAATTGTCGGATTAGATCAGTCTTTTTATTTTGATTTAGAAAATAAAATTATTTATCAAAATAATTATGATTTAACATTACAAGTAAGTCCTGATAATTCTGAAAATTGAATTGAAAAAGAGATTAATAATAATCTATTTTTACAAGGAAAAGAAATATTTAAAAATGCAATGGAAATAACTTATGATTTAAATTTTCAGCAAAATTCCTGAAATAATTGAAATACAAATTTTTATTTCCGTGATGATAGTAATTTATTAATTGGTTATTTTACAGATTATTATTCTTATGATTATCTTTATTTTGAAATTCCTGAAGAAGTTAATTTAGAAGAAATTATTGATTTTGGTTATATTAATAATCAATTCATTATTTTATTTGCAAATGGAGATTTATTATTAGATCAAACACTTTATCAATATGATCAAGATAGCAATTCTTATTTTGATTTTACATATTTAAATCAGGGAAAAATTATTGATTTTACGATGACTGATAATTATCTTTTTGCTGTTACTGATCAAGGGGCTGTTTATCAATATGGAAAAGATATTTTTGATTTTGATAAAAATCAAGATAGTTTATTATCTCCTATTTTAATTTATTCTTATGATTCAGATTTAGATAAATCATATTATTATACTTATGAAAAAAATCAAGGAATAACTTCACAAATAAAAAATGATAGTCCAATTGAAGGACCTGTTTTATCTCTTTATTTAGAAGCAACAAATGGAACATCAGATTATAATCATTTAATTTTCAAAACAGATCGAAATTTTTATCAAATCTATTATTACCAAAATTATTTACTTACAATAGATATTTTCTTCAAAGTAGATAATTATAATCTTTCTTATTATGAAATAAAAGAAAATCATTTTAATAATTCTGATATCTATGCAATAAATACAGATAATCAAGATAATAATTATCTCTATAAAAGTAATGTTAATGATTTTACAGAAAATAATCTTAAAATAATTAATTTTAATTTACTTACAGAAACAGAAGAAACATCAATAGATGGATATACATCACCAATTTATAATAAAGAAATTATTAATTTTGAAGAAACAGAAGTATCAAATGTTTATTTAGTTAAAACAAATGATGAACTTGAATATTTAGTTAAATTAATAATTGATGATAATGGCGAAATAATTTATTATCAAGTTTCTACTTATAATTGAATTCATAAAATAAATGAAACGGTTTATGCAGGAAAATCTCAATTAATTACACAAACAACTGAAAAATTAGAATTTAAAATTAGTGATGTTAAAATAAATAGTGATCGTTCACTTAATGAAATTAATTTAAATCTTAAAGTCAATAATGTAACATTTGATGACTCTTATTATAAATTATCATTTGAAGGAGTAGAAACTGATCAAAATGGAATTATAAGTTATTATTTTAAAATAAATCTTAAACCTAATAATTCAAATTCTTTAATTTATCTTAATTATTTAAATATTTATGATATTAATAATGAATTAGTAACAAAAGATATCGATTATCAAACTTATACTTTAATGCGAAATCCAATTTTAGCTACCAATAATAATTTTAAAATAATAGAAAATGATGAAGATGAAACAGATACAAGTTTTTATTTTGATCTTTATTTCTTTGCAAATGGTGATTTTGATCTTGAAAACGATCAAGTTGTAAAATTAAATGCAATAGAAACTTCAAATGGTGAATCTAAAGATGTTGTTTTAGATGCAATATATGTACAGAACTTAAATAATAATCAAAATAATTCTTCTTTATCTGAAATAAATGAAATTTATCAATATAAAGTAGAAAATTTAGATGAAAATGCTGAATATAGTGATTTTATGCTTACTGTTACTGAAAAAAATGTAGTTGGTGAAGTTCAAACAGAAAATCTTACTTTAAGTGCAGTTCCTCCGTTTATTTCAGGATCTACTAAATTTCCTATTTTTGCTTATGTTTTATTAATTGCGTTTATTTTATTATTTATTGCGATTTTGACATTTTATTACTTGAACTACGTTTACAACAAAAAAACAGCTGAAAAAATTGAATATACTTTTGAAAATTGAGATACTTTGTCACAAGAAGATATTATTAAAAATGATAAAACAATAAAAACATCAGAATATCAACCAAAAACAACACATAAAACTTTTTCTAATAAATTAAATTTAAAAGAAGATCAAGATGATAAAAATAATAATTAAATAATTTATAATTCATTTGCTAATAAATAGAAAGTTTAATAGATTATAATGCATCGCTTTTTCATAGATGAAAAATTTAATAATAATCAAATAAATCCATCTAAAAAAATTCTTCATCAATTAACAAAGGTTTTAAGAATTCAAAAAGATGAAGATTTTGTTGTTATTCAAAATAATAAAGAATATCTTTGTAATTTGATAAATGAAAAAATAATTTTAAAAAAAGAATTACAAGAAAAAATTATCAATAAAAAAATAGAACTAATTTTAGTACAAAGTTTTCCTAAAAATAAAAAGTTATCAATAATTTTGCAAAAAGCAACAGAAATTGGTGTAGATAAAATATATCTTTGAAAAACAATTTATTCAAATAATTTATTTTCTGACATTGTAAAAAAAAATGAGCGTTTTAAAAAAATTTTAAAAGAAGCTTCAGAGCAATCTAATAGAATTAAAATTCCTGAACTTTTTTATTTAAAATCAATAGAGGAAATTAAATTTGTCAAAAGTGATTTACTATTATTTTTTTATGAAAAAGCTAATCCAATTACTAATAATATTAAAAATTATTTATATGATCTTAAAAAATTCAAAAGAATTTTTATATTTATTGGTCCTGAAGGAGGGTTTAGCAAAGAGGAAATTAATTTATTTGAATTAAAAAAAGCAAAATTAGTTTCTTTAGGTGAAAATATTTTACGAACTGAAACAGCAGCAATTGTTGCATTAGCCTTAGTAAAATATTTTTTATAGAATATGAAAAATATAACATTTATTGATGAAGCAAAAATAAAAATAAAATCAGGAAACGGTGGAGATGGTAAATTATCATTTCATCGTGAAAAATATGTTGAGCGAGGAGGACCTTCTGGTGGAAATGGAGGGAACGGTGGTTCAATCTATTTTAAAGCAACAACAAATCTAAATACTTTATTAAATTTTCGTGGTAAATCTATTTATAAAGCAGAAAACGGCGAAAACGGTGATATTAAAAATATGACTGGAGCAAATGGAAAAGATTTATTTATTGAAGTTCCTATTGGAACAGAGATTATTATTAATGATAAAAAAATAATAGATCTTAGCTATAATAATCAATTATTTATTGCAGCAAAAGGAGGAAAAGGGGGGAGAGGCAATGCTTCTTTTAAATCTTCACAAAATAATGCTCCTACAATTTATGAAAAGGGAGAAAAGACAGATTTTATCGAAATTATTTTAAATTTAAAATTACTTGCTGATGTTGGTTTATTAGGATTACCAAATGCTGGAAAATCAACCTTAATTTCTGTGATTTCAAAAGCAAAACCTAAAATTGCTGATTACCAATTTACTACTTTAAAACCTCAATTAGGTGTCGTAAAATATTATGAAGATAGCTTTGTAATTACAGATCTTCCTGGTCTTATTTCTGGAGCACATTTAAATAAAGGTATGGGAATATCTTTTTTAAAACATTTAGAAAGAACACAATTATTATTACATCTTATTTCGGGCGATCAGATTGATATTTTCAAAAATTACAAATTAATTAGAAAAGAATTAATTTTGTACTCAAAAAAATTAGTAAAGATTCCTGAAATAATTGTAATTACAAAAAAAGATCTTTTAAATCAAGACCAGATTTTAAAAATAAAAAAATCTTTTAAAAATAAAAAAATCTTTTTTATTAGTGCAATTAAACAAGAAGGATTAGATTTATTAATTAAAGAAATTATTATCATTTTAAAAAAAATAAAGGAAAATAATAAATATGATAATAATTTAGATAAAACAGAAGAATTTATTTATCATAAATATCAAGAAGAAGATTTGAGTTTTGATATTGAAAAAAAGGAAAATGTTTGAATAATAAATGGAAAATATCCAAAATATTGAGCAAATAGAATACCACTTACAACATTTGAAAATTATTTAAGAATCATTAAAAAATTTTCAAATAAAGGAATAATTGCAAAATTAAAAGAAAAAGGATTAAAACAAGGTGATATTATCACCGTAAAAGATACATATTTTACAATTGAATATAATGATGAATTTTAAATTTAAAAAATTTAATTTATAATATTTATTAATATAAAATACGAAAATTTATTATATTATGGTACAACAAAATAAAGTTAAAATAAAACAAGAAGATAGAATTTCAGTAAAAAATATTATTGATGATACTAATCCAATTTTGCGTGAAGTTTCATTCGATGTTCCTTATCCACTTACAAAAGAAGACAAGATTATTATGCATCAAATGATTGATTATGTTCGTAGTTCAGTTGATCCTAATCTTGATGAAAAAGATAAAAGAGAATTGAGACCAGCATATGGTATGAGTGCGATTCAATTGGGATATCCAAAGAAAATGCTTTTTGTTCATGTTCCAAATGAATTCGGAAAAGAAACAGAAGAATTTGCTTTAGTAAATCCTAAAGTAATTCAATATACAGATAAAAAAGCATATCTAGCCGGAGGCGAAGGATGTCTTTCTGTGAATAATTCTCATCCTGGATATGTTTTAAGAAGTTACGGAATAAAACTTGTTGCAATTGATTATTTTACAGATCGTGAAGTGGAAATAGATGCAAAAGGATTAACTGCAATTGTTTTACAACATGAGATAGATCATCTTTTGGGAATTTTATTCTATGATAGAATAAATAAATTACAACCATTTGTTTTAAGTGATAAAAAGGCAATTAAATTGTAATAATAATGGATTTATAAAATAAAAATATAGAAAACAAAGGAGTTTTACATTATGAATGATGAGGATAAAAACGAATCATTCCAGTTAAATCTTAAAAAAATTCCACCAATGTATGTTTATGCACTTGGTGGTTTAGGTGAAGTTGGAAAAAATATGTATATTGTAGAGCAAGGAAATGAGCTTTGAATCATTGATTCAGGAATTATGTTTGCTGCAGAAATTAGTGTAGAGGGAGTGATTCCATCATTTGAATGATTGGAAAAGAATCAAAAGAGAATTAAAGGGTTAATTATTACTCATGGGCATGAAGATCATATTGGATCAATTCCCCATCTTTTAAATTCTGTTGATATTCCAAAAATTTATGCAGGAAGAATCGCTGCCAATTTAATTTGATCAAAACTTAGTGAGAGACAAGTTCCAAGACAAAAAATTGAAATTATTAATAATAAATCAGTAATTAAAACACTTAATTTTAAAATTGATTTTTTTAATGTTAATCATTCAATTCCTGATTGCTTCGGTGCAAGATTTAAATCAAAACATGGAACTGTGGTTACTACTGCCGATTTTAAATTTGATTTTACACCAGTAGGAGCAAAAGCAGATCTTTATAAAATGGCATCATTTGGAAATGAAGGTGTTACTTTACTTTTATCTGATTCAACAAATGCGCAATCAGAAAAATTTTCAATTTCAGAAAAACAAGTAGCGGAAAATATTGATGATATTGCAAGTAAAGCAAAAGGGCGAATTATCGCCGCCACTTTTGCCTCAAATGTTTTTCGTGTGCGAGAACTTATTAAAATTGCAATTAAATACAAACGTAAAATTGTTGTATTTGGTTATTCAATGGATAAAATTATCAAAATTTCTCGTAAAATTAAATATCTTAATCTAGGAGAAGAAGTAATAATTGATTTTAAAGATATGGATAAATATAAAGAAAATCAATTATTTATTATTTCAACAGGAACACAAGGCGAACCAACAGCCGCACTTACAAAAATGTCTGATGGAAGACATAAAGAAATTCATTTAAATGAAAAAGATACTGTTATTTTTGCTTCAAGCGAAATTCCAGGAAATTATGAAAATATTGAAAAAGTAGTAAATAACTTAATTAAAAAAGGTGTTAAATTGATTAATAATTATAATTATCCTGGTGTTCATGCTTCTGGACACGGAGGAATGCAAGAACAATTATTAATGATTAATTTATTTAAGCCACTTTATTTTTTTCCAATTCATGGAGAAACTGTAATGCAAGTAAAGCATGCTAAAACTGCAATTGCTGCTGGTATAAAAAAAGAAAATATTTTTATTATTCCAAATGGAAGAAAATTAAAAATATTTTCTGGAAAAGTAACATTAGATGATTATGTTCCTACAGATGATATTTACATTGATGATACAAATTTAAAAGGGCAATCATCAAAAGTAATTACAGATCGTAATTCAATGAGTGAATTTGGTGTTATTACAATTACTATTGGAATTAATTCAAAAGAAAATAAAATTATTATAAATCCTGAATTTGCAAGTTATGGAACATTTAATCAACAAAAAAACCGTGCATTTATTGCTCAAATTGAAACAAAAATAAAAAGTAATCTTGAACTTTATTATCGTAGTGAAAAAAGAGTAACATTTAATGGAATTAAAGAAATAATTCGTAATTCTGTACGTAATGAAATTTATCAAAAAAGAAAAACATCACCAATTGTTATTCCAATTGTCTTAAATTGTAATTTTTTAGAAAATAATTAAAAAGGAAATTTTATGGAAAAGAAACGTTTATTTTCTGGCCTTACTTCTACTGGAAGATTAACACTAGGAAATTATATTGGTTCATTAAATAATTTATTAAAATTACAAGAAAATCAAAATAATGAAGTAGTAATTTTTATTGCAAATTTACATGCTCTTACAATTCCAATTACAAAAGATCAATTACTTAGAAATGTAAAGGAAAATTTAAAATTATATCTTGCAATTGGAATTGATCCAAAAAAGAGCAAAATTTATTTACAATCGCAAATAGAAGAAGTAAATGAACTTTTTTATCTTTTATCTACTTTTACAACAATTGGACAATTAGAAAGAATGACACAATACAAAGACAAGGCAACAAAACAAACAAATTCAACTTTTAAAATTCCTACAGGAATTTTACTTTATCCAATTTTAATGGCTGCTGATATCATTCTTTTTGATCCAGATTATGTTGTAGTTGGCGATGATCAAAAACAACATCTTGAATTTACAAGAGATTTAATTTTAAAATTAAATCGTGATTATCATACTAATATAAAATTAATTAAAAGTAAAATTGCTAAAATTGAAGAAGGATCAAGAGTAATGGCTCTTAAAAATCCTTTACAAAAGATGTCTAAATCTGATAAAAATCCTGCAAATACTATTTTTCTTCTTGATGATCTAAAAATAGCAAGAAAAAAAATTTTAGAAGCACTTACAGATTCCGAAAATAAAATTTATTATAATTTGAAAGAAAAGGCAGGAATATCAAATTTGCTTGTTATTTATAGTGCAATTAAAAATA
This genomic interval carries:
- a CDS encoding ribonuclease J → MNDEDKNESFQLNLKKIPPMYVYALGGLGEVGKNMYIVEQGNELWIIDSGIMFAAEISVEGVIPSFEWLEKNQKRIKGLIITHGHEDHIGSIPHLLNSVDIPKIYAGRIAANLIWSKLSERQVPRQKIEIINNKSVIKTLNFKIDFFNVNHSIPDCFGARFKSKHGTVVTTADFKFDFTPVGAKADLYKMASFGNEGVTLLLSDSTNAQSEKFSISEKQVAENIDDIASKAKGRIIAATFASNVFRVRELIKIAIKYKRKIVVFGYSMDKIIKISRKIKYLNLGEEVIIDFKDMDKYKENQLFIISTGTQGEPTAALTKMSDGRHKEIHLNEKDTVIFASSEIPGNYENIEKVVNNLIKKGVKLINNYNYPGVHASGHGGMQEQLLMINLFKPLYFFPIHGETVMQVKHAKTAIAAGIKKENIFIIPNGRKLKIFSGKVTLDDYVPTDDIYIDDTNLKGQSSKVITDRNSMSEFGVITITIGINSKENKIIINPEFASYGTFNQQKNRAFIAQIETKIKSNLELYYRSEKRVTFNGIKEIIRNSVRNEIYQKRKTSPIVIPIVLNCNFLENN
- the def gene encoding peptide deformylase — protein: MVQQNKVKIKQEDRISVKNIIDDTNPILREVSFDVPYPLTKEDKIIMHQMIDYVRSSVDPNLDEKDKRELRPAYGMSAIQLGYPKKMLFVHVPNEFGKETEEFALVNPKVIQYTDKKAYLAGGEGCLSVNNSHPGYVLRSYGIKLVAIDYFTDREVEIDAKGLTAIVLQHEIDHLLGILFYDRINKLQPFVLSDKKAIKL
- a CDS encoding RsmE family RNA methyltransferase; its protein translation is MHRFFIDEKFNNNQINPSKKILHQLTKVLRIQKDEDFVVIQNNKEYLCNLINEKIILKKELQEKIINKKIELILVQSFPKNKKLSIILQKATEIGVDKIYLWKTIYSNNLFSDIVKKNERFKKILKEASEQSNRIKIPELFYLKSIEEIKFVKSDLLLFFYEKANPITNNIKNYLYDLKKFKRIFIFIGPEGGFSKEEINLFELKKAKLVSLGENILRTETAAIVALALVKYFL
- a CDS encoding APC family permease, which gives rise to MSTSTIQKSESSPNRYGLLTLIAIIVGTVIGSGIYVKNGSLVEQSESIILSTIGWVIGGLIVLSMLVAFIEIVSITNKKKEQGTFTAWSRYLWGERSSKLIGGYFLFIYFPLIMASESIFAANEFYMIFYPEGTGGNEVAWYFIISIIAFCIIAFAFAITSFTVKPGEAIQSFGTVAKILPLLFIIILLFVALGLNGSYDNTLINDGAYDPNSSVNTGLHENAFYNLLLILPAILFAFDGFLFAASLSNEAKSPKTYKRALIIAVFFITLIYLSFSIGCFLLGDGNGANSNYEINGIIVAMFTKFGLETLGNDLQIIITVILMISITTAVFGYSLSSIWTLSDSSNLDEIVDKNGVMIRRNYKGVPTNAGIKMFIYTFVALIIMRLLDGIFLLVVTGSVSTIGMTDYMSNLFTLTNFVMYSLIIIGAIKNRFTNKTETDKQKGFMICAFFSTFMILLSVTSLAYSLIDGLFISQAEDAIILKTISIVIFILAIFITYFFNYWHTKKNIAKNKEFKEFYKYAYNNKIPFLEYLKQHEETKEHLIQYNKYHSMTLHEKLKHRFKNQKKLWKEMWSDFKKWLKNIFKRKEK
- the trpS gene encoding tryptophan--tRNA ligase, which translates into the protein MEKKRLFSGLTSTGRLTLGNYIGSLNNLLKLQENQNNEVVIFIANLHALTIPITKDQLLRNVKENLKLYLAIGIDPKKSKIYLQSQIEEVNELFYLLSTFTTIGQLERMTQYKDKATKQTNSTFKIPTGILLYPILMAADIILFDPDYVVVGDDQKQHLEFTRDLILKLNRDYHTNIKLIKSKIAKIEEGSRVMALKNPLQKMSKSDKNPANTIFLLDDLKIARKKILEALTDSENKIYYNLKEKAGISNLLVIYSAIKNISIKEAENKFKDLNDYRKFKEIVANAVCDLLEKIQNKYFEYDDNKLQNILNYNLKYLKDEANKNLFKIKNQLGLIL
- the obgE gene encoding GTPase ObgE, producing the protein MKNITFIDEAKIKIKSGNGGDGKLSFHREKYVERGGPSGGNGGNGGSIYFKATTNLNTLLNFRGKSIYKAENGENGDIKNMTGANGKDLFIEVPIGTEIIINDKKIIDLSYNNQLFIAAKGGKGGRGNASFKSSQNNAPTIYEKGEKTDFIEIILNLKLLADVGLLGLPNAGKSTLISVISKAKPKIADYQFTTLKPQLGVVKYYEDSFVITDLPGLISGAHLNKGMGISFLKHLERTQLLLHLISGDQIDIFKNYKLIRKELILYSKKLVKIPEIIVITKKDLLNQDQILKIKKSFKNKKIFFISAIKQEGLDLLIKEIIIILKKIKENNKYDNNLDKTEEFIYHKYQEEDLSFDIEKKENVWIINGKYPKYWANRIPLTTFENYLRIIKKFSNKGIIAKLKEKGLKQGDIITVKDTYFTIEYNDEF